A genomic stretch from Numida meleagris isolate 19003 breed g44 Domestic line chromosome 2, NumMel1.0, whole genome shotgun sequence includes:
- the UBE2QL1 gene encoding ubiquitin-conjugating enzyme E2Q-like protein 1 yields the protein MKELQDIARLSDRFISVELVDESLFDWNVKLHQVDKDSVLWQDMKETNTEYILLNLTFPDNFPFSPPFMRVLSPRLENGYVLDGGAICMELLTPRGWSSAYTVEAVMRQFAASLVKGQGRICRKAGKSKKSFSRKEAEATFKSLVKTHEKYGWVTPPVSDG from the exons atgaaggagctgcaggacatCGCGCGGCTCAGCGACCGCTTCATCTCGGTGGAGCTGGTGGACGAGAGCCTCTTCGACTGGAACGTGAAGCTGCACCAGGTGGACAAGGACTCGGTGCTGTGGCAGGACATGAAGGAGACCAACACGGAGTACATCCTACTCAACCTCACCTTCCCCGACAACTTCCCCTTCTCGCCGCCCTTCATGAGGGTGCTCAGCCCCCGCCTGGAGAACGGCTACGTGCTGGACGGCGGGGCCATCTGCATGGAGCTGCTCACCCCCCGCGGCTGGTCCAGCGCCTACACCGTGGAGGCCGTCATGAGGCAGTTCGCCGCCAGCCTGGTCAAGGGGCAG GGCCGTATCTGCAGAAAAGCTGGCAAATCAAAAAAGTCGTTCAGTCGAAAGGAAGCTGAAGCAACATTTAAGAGTTTGGTGAAGACCCATGAAAAATATGGGTGGGTCACTCCACCCGTCTCTGATGGCTGA